The genomic stretch AGAGTAAGGTATTTGGAGAGTCAGATCCTGACTTAACGGTAAGTTATGTAGGTTTTGTGAATGGGGAGGATCAGAATGATCTATCGGGGACTTTATCTATCAGTAGAACTTCTGGAGAGACACCAGCTACTTACACTATCACAGCTTCAGGATTAACGTCAACCAATTATGTGATTACTTACGAAACAGGAGAGTTTACTATTGGTAGTAAGTCTATAACAGATACAGATATTAGAGTTGCTTCTATATCCGATTTAGTGTATACAGGATTAGCTCAAACTCCAAGTCCGTTGGTGAAAGATGGTGCTACAACCTTAGTAGAAGACACAGATTATGAGTTAAGCTATGCAGCAAATACCAATGTAGGTACAGCAACAGTTACGATTACAGGTAAGGGTAATTACAACGGGACAAGAAGAGTAACCTTTAATATTACCCCAGCGCCACTGACCATTACGGCAGAAGATAAGAGTAAGGTATTTGGAGAGTCAGATCCTGACTTAACGGTAAGTTATGCAGGATTTGTGAATGGGGAGGATCAGAATGATCTATCGGGGACTTTATCTATCAGTAGAACTACTGGAGAGACACCAGCTACTTACACTATCACAGCTTCAGGATTAACGTCAACCAATTATGTGATTACTTACGAAACAGGAGAGTTTACTATTGGTAGTAAGTCTATAACAGATACAGATATTAGAGTTGCTTCTATATCCGATTTAGTGTATACAGGTTTAGCTCAAACTCCAAGTCCGTTGGTTAAAGATGGAGAAATAATACTTGTTAAAGATACGGATTACACGCTATCATATCAAGATAATATCAACGTAGGCACAGCAACGGTTACCATTACAGGGATAAATGCCTACGAGGGCAGTAGAACGGTAACCTTTAACATTACCCGAGCTCTACTGACTATTACAGCAGATGCTAAGACAAAGGAGTTTGGAGAGGATGATCCTGAGTTAACGGTAAGTTATACCGGTTTTGTGAATGGCGAGGATGATGAAGATCTCACAGGCACCTTAGCGATCAGTCGAGTTGCAGGAGAAGCAGCAGGCACTTATGCGATCACAGGCTCAGGTTTAACGTCAACTAACTATGCGATTACTTATGCGCCAGGAGTGTTTACCATCACTGCTAAGTCGATTATTGATGCAGATATTACTGTTTCACCTATTGAGGACTTTGTTTACACGGGTCAAGGGATTACTCCTCCGTTAACGGTGAAGGATGGAGCAACTACTTTGGTACAGGGAACGGATTATGGATTAGATTACAGTAATAATATCAATGTTGGTATAGCTACAGTGACGATTGTTAGCTATGGCAATTACACTGGTAACAAGGTAGTAACCTTTAACATTACCCAAGCTCCACTGACCATTACGGCAGACGATAAGAGTAAGGTATTTGGAGAGTCAGATCCTGAGTTAACAGTAAGTTATGCAGGATTTGTGAACGGCGAGGATAAGGACGACTTAACAGGAACCTTATTAATAAGTAGAGTATCTGGAGAGGCGGTATCAACTTATGCGATTACAGCTTCAGGACTAACATCGACAAATTACGATATAACATATACTCCAGGAACCTTTACGATTAATAGTAGGTCAATTACGGAAACTGATATTACAGTAGCTCCTATAGCAGATCTTGTATACAATGGATCGTTACAAAGGCCTAAGCCTATTGTGGAAGATGGTTCAAACCTATTAGAGGAAGGAATCGATTATAAATTAAGTTATAGTGATAATATCAATGTAGGACAAGCGATGGTAACGATTACAGGGCTTGGTAATTATGATGGTAGTAGAACCGTAAGGTTTATGATTGTACCAAAGGTTATAGAAATTTTAATACCAGATCAAGAGAAAGATTATGGTGCTCAAGATCCTGTATTGGTATTTACAGCAGATCCTGTACTTTTTGGTTCGGATGAATTTACAGGGGTGTTATCACGAGAATCAGGTGAGGCTGTAGGAGAGTATTTAATATCCTCTGGGACTTTAAGTGCAGGAGATAATTATACTTTAAATATTCAGTCAGATGCTATTTTTAGGATTATTAGAATTGATAGTGACGGAGACGGTGTTGCGGATGATATAGAAGAGACAGATGGAACAGACCCGTTAGATACTTGTGATTTTGTATTGGCAAGTCAAACATTTCCACCGAGTATAGCTTGGGACACAGCAGACTGTGATATTGACGGAGTAACCAATGCCGAAGAATTGATAGATGGTACTGATCCATTGAATTCAGATAGTGATGGAGATGGAGTTGTAGATGGTTATGAGAAAACAGATGGTACAGATCCATTAGATTTTTGTTCATCAGTACCATCTAGAATTACAGAGTCATTATCTGATGAATTTTTGTTTAGTGACTGTGACGGTGATGGTTTGAGTAATGGAGATGAGATTGGATTAGATCCAAAAAATCCAATTGGCTCAAATGGTAATGGTATTTTTGATTATTTAGAGTTCAATAATTATAGACCTTCGGCAGAGGATAATTTAGAGGTTTTTAATTTATTGACTCCAAATGGAGATGGCCAGAATGATGTATTTGTGATCCGTAATATTGAGTTGTATCCGGAGAATATTTTAGAGATTTACAATCGTTGGGGATCTAAGGTTTATAATGTATCGGGATATGGGCAAAATGGAAATTATTTCACAGGTGTTTCCAATGGAAGAGGAGTAATTTCACCATCATCATTATTACCAACAGGCACATACTTTTATATTTTAAAATATAAATCAAGTTCAGGAGATTTTAAAGAGCGCAAGGGTTATTTATATTTAACTAGATAGATTGTTTTAAGATATAAGATAAATTGTAAAAATTAAAAATAAATGAAAAAAATAGTCACACTTGTTATTATACTTATAAGCGGATTGAGTTACTCTCAGCAAGATGCTCAGTTTAGTAACTATATGTATAACACGCTGAGTTTTAATCCGGCGTATGCTGGTTCCCGTGGTACGACAAGTATTTATTTATCACAACGTTCTCAGTGGATTGGTTTGGATGGAGCACCGACAACGAATGCTCTTTCGTATCATTCCCCTTTAGGTTCTTCTAATTTAGGTATTGGGTTGAGTTTTTTAAATGATGCGATAGGGCCTGTTGAAGAGAATTTAGTTTCTTTAGATATGAGTTATACGATCCAAACGTCATATGATTATAAATTAGCCTTTGGATTACGAGCGAGTGCTCATATGCTGAATGTAGATTTCAACCAGTTAAATATATTTAACCCAGGGGATGTATTGGCGCAGAATAACATTAATAATCGTATTTCTCCGAACTTTGGTTTTGGAGTGTTTTGGTATTCAGATAAGAGTTATTTAGGATTTTCAATTCCTAATTTATTACAGACCAAACATATTAATAAAAACTTAGGAGCATCTGTAAGTTCGATATCTAAGGAGCGTTTGCATTATCATTTTACAGCGGGTTATGTATTTGATTTAAGTCAAGATGTATTATTTAAGCCTGCATTGTTGACAAAGTTTGTTTCGGGTTCTCCATTACAATTGGATGTATCGGGAAATTTTCAGATATATGATAAGTTTACTATAGGAGGGTCATATCGTATAGATGCAGCTGTGAGTTTATTAGCTGGCTTTCAGTTAAGCAGGAATTGGTTTTTAGGTTATGGTTATGATTTTGACACAAATAATCTATCTACGTTTAATTCAGGTTCACACGAGGTTTTCCTACGTTATGAAGTATTTAGGAATAGCAATATAAAAGCACCGCGATTCTTTTAAAAAAAAAAAACAAAAACCACAAAATAGAGATGAAATTACATTTTAATTATATTACACTTTGCTTACTATTAGTAAGTGGATTTATATATGGTCAACAAGAAAGAGAAGTAAGAGCTAATTCAAAGTACAATAGTATGTCTTATACTGAGGCCATATCTCTTTATAAAGGTTTGGTTGCAGATGGTTATGGTTCTCCGGAGTTATTTGAGAATTTAGGGAATTCATATTACTTACAATCTAATTATTCGTTAGCTAGAGTAAGTTACGATTCATTATTTAAAAGAACGAAGGATGTTTCTAAGAGCACGTACTATAGATATATCAATGTGTTGCGAAGTGAGAAAGAAGATAAGAAGGCAGATAAGTTGTACGCTACATTATTAAAGAAATACCCACAGGAGAATATAGAAGAGAAACTTAAGAATCGTATTTTTTTAAGTCCAGAAGTACTTGTTGTTTCTTCGGTTACTCTAAAAAACTCAAAGATTAATTCTCCATATTCAGATTACAAGGTTTCATATCTAGGAGAAGACAAGATTGTTTATTCAAGTAGCAAGGAGACAAAGAGTTTTTTATCTACCAAATCTATTTGGAATAATGAGGCTTATACGAACCTATATGAAGTTAGTATTGATGGAGATAGCCTTATAGGTGAAGTTTCCAAATTAAAAGGTCGCATCAATAGATTTTACAATGAATCTTCAGCCGTTTTCACAAAAGATGGTAAAACCATGTATTTTACTAGAAACAATCATTTAGCAAATCAAGTAAAGACAGATTCTTTAGAAAATGTTTTACTAAAAATATACAAAGCAAGGTATAATGGGAAGCGTTGGGTAGATATAGAAGAGTTACCATTTAATAGCAACCAATACAACTGTGCACATCCGGCCTTGAGTCCTGATGAGGATTATTTATATTTTTCATCAGACATGCCTGGAACGAAAGGAGAATCTGATTTGTATAGAGTATCTATAAGTGATAACACCTATGGTACGCCAGAGAATTTAGGAGCTCAAATAAATACGTTAGGTAGAGATACTTTTCCATTTATCACCTCAGAGAATGTTTTGATTTTTTCTTCGGATTATAGAAAAGGTCAGGGAGGATTAGATTTGTATTATACAGATTTAAAAAGTACGAATAAAAGAGTCTATACTTTTAGCGCCCCTATCAATTCTACTTCTGATGATTTTGGCTTGGTTTATAAAGTCTCAGAAGGTACAGGTTTTATCTCTTCGAACCGTAAAGAAGACAATGTAGGTTCAGATGATATTTATGAGTTATCAGGATTAACGATTCCAAAATTGGAAAATTTGACAGTAATGATCAAATCGAAGAAAGGGAGTGATGTAATAGGAAATACATCGGTTACCTTATCAAATGAAAATAACAGTATTTTAGGCACTATAGTTGCAATCAACAATGAATTATCTTTAAAGGATTTAGATCCATCAAAGACCTACAGATTGGAGGTAAACAATGAGAATTATCAACCATATGCTTCCTCACTACAATTTAAAGGCACCAATACAACTACTATTTATCTTACAGAGAAAGCGGTACCACCAGCAGCAGTAGACTTGCAAGATCTCTTAAAGTTAGAGAATATTTACTTTGATTTTGACAAGCATGCAATTAGAAGCGATGCTGCAATTGAGTTAGCTAAGATTGTAGAGATATTAAACAGATATCCAGTAATAAACTTAGAGATCTTAGGTCATACGGATCTTCGTGGACCGGCATTGTATAATGAGAGATTATCTCTTCAAAGAGCAACATCTGTAAAACAATGGTTGGTAGATAGAGGGATCTCATCAGATCGAATAACCACCATTGGTTATGGAGAGAAACAGCCTATCAATGATTGCGAAAGAAATAACTGTACAAAAGAAAAACACGATCAAAACCGCAGAACAGAGTTTTTAATCAAATAAAAAATATTGTAAGATTATTATTTTTTTGCAAAAATTAATAAAGAATAGGATGATTTTTTTAATTATAATTAAAATATGTTTTTAACTAGAAACAAAACCTCAAAACATGAAATCAAGATTTTTTTTGCTCTTTACCTTTGTTATTTTTAACATGTCTCTTTCTTCACAGGTTGTAAGTAGTTTTGAATTTAATAATTCAAATCAATTGACGGAATCATTTTACAATGATGGATCAATAAGTACTTATCCAAGACACGAAGCTACTGGCGGACTCAACAATTCTGGTTTTGTTCGAATGAATGATGATGCTGGTAGTGTTGATGTCGATGAAGTGTTTATTTCAAAACAAGGCTACTCAAATGCGGGTGTCGGAAGCGTTTTTGAATTCAGTATGTATTTCAAATCGGTCGGCGTAGGTTATGGAGGCCTTGGGTTTCAAATTCCAGAAGGTAATGGATCACTGAATACTACTGCGCAAGGAAAATATGCTAGATCACTTGGTCGAGTTTTGGGGATATCTTTTCATGGAAATGGATACCATTGGCATAAGGGTTCCTTTTCCTCGTCTATAGATAATACTAACATCTATTGGGATGCGACAGGATATGCAGGTACTGATGGTGTTCCTAATACAGGAGACGCGGCTGCCACTGGAGTGACTGAAGAGTATAGTTGGTTAAAAGCGGTTTTGAAAATTGAAAACACAAGCCTGAATAATTATCGCATGACTATCTCCATCTACAAAGCTAAACCTGACGGTTCCGTTGGAGAACTTAATGAGACGGAGACAACGACCTACACGTCATCAGATTTTCAAAACGCTGATATTCTTCATTCTTACTTTGCCATTGGAGGTAAAAGGGTTAGTCACATAGATAGATACAGTGTGTTATTATCTGGTGGATCCTCGTTTATCGAACCAGGTCTTCCAATTGTTACTGGGTCGGCAACGAGGTCTGGGACAACTATTTCTTTGAATGGTAATGTGACGAATGATAGAGGCGCAAATGTCACAGAAAGAGGTTTTGTATGGTCTCGAACCGAGGCGAATCCTACACTTTCCGATACTAAAATTTCTTCCGGAACGGGAGAGGGTGTATTTACAGGAAGTATTACTGGCGTTACACCAGGTGCTTACTATATAAGAGCATTTGCCACGAATAGCAGTGGGACAAGTTACGGGCAGACTAGTGAATTCATTGTTAGAGGTGCTGGAAATTTAAATATAATCGCTTCAGGTGGCACAAATGAAGGAACAACATGGGACTTAAGTTCGGGCTACATTGTCTCTCTTGGATCAGAAGACGCAAATATAAATGCTTCAGTTATCGAAACAGCTCTGGCTGCTGGTGATCTAACAATTCTAACCGACGGTTACATTAATATTGAGTCAGACTTTTCATGGACTACAGATGCTGAATTAACACTTCAATCAGCGGGTAATATCTTTTTTGGAAGTGAGATTTCTGCAACTCATGCTGACGCAAGCTTGAATATTTTTTATGGAGGAAGTGACGCATCAACAGCTGCTTCGAACGGCTTTGATTACATATTTAACTTGGCAAACGACGCAAGAATCGAAATGACTGGAGCTAATGCCTCATTAAAAATTGCTAACGAATCTTATACGATTATCAATGATATCTCAGAAATAGCAACAATTCCTGTTTCCTCAGCAGAGAGAGTTGCACTAACTGATGATATTGATGTCAGCGCAACTAATTATACTGCTGCAGTAGTAACTTCAGTTTTTCAAGGGGTTTTTGAGGGTTTAGGGAATGAGGTTCAGAATATGACCATCAGAAACTCAGGTGGATCTCAAATTAACCTAGGATTCTTCTCAGAGGCTAGAGGGGCTACTATCCGAAATTTCGGAGTAACACATATGGATATTTTCACCTCTTCTACTAGTAATTCTACAGAATATCGTATCGGAGGTATTGTTGGAAGTATTGGTCAAGCAAGTTTGTCTTCTGGGCATTCTAAAACGGTCTATACTACAACTTTAGACGGGGTTTGGAGTAGCGGAAAAATCGCTACTGCCAATACAGACCCAATAACCACTGCGAACGATACAGATAAGCAGGCTATTTTCTTTGCTGGTGGACTTGTAGGAAACATCAACAATGGTACCGGTATCATAAAAAGATCTTTCAGTACGGCAGATGTTAGTTCAGCTGGATCTGAAATATCTCGAAGATTGTCAGTAGGGGGCTTAATTGGTGATGTGGGCAATTATGATACCTCAGGAAACAGCACAACCGTTAAATTAATAATAGAAAGATCATACGCCACGGGAAGTATTTTGACGGCCCATCATTCTAGCGGCTATTATGGTACCGGAGGACTAGTTGGAGTAGTGTACGTTTTAGATAGTAATATCTCAAATTCCTATTCATGGAGTAATGTGGTCTCTCAGGACGTATCTTTTGGCGGTATTACCGGGTTTAGTTCAGGTGGAACATTTAATAGTTTGTATACCACGTTAAACACTCTCGGCAATATTGAGACAAGAGTTACTCGCTCTTCGACGTATACAGGTGTTACCCCAACCAGTGGCACAACCCTTCCATCAGGGTTTAGCACTACTTATTGGTCAAAGGTTGATGGCCAGTTGCCTCGCCTTAAAGAATTACAATATCCAAGAACGGCACTTTATGTGAAAGTGAATAATGGTACAGGACCACTTGGAAATATCTCGCCAACCTATAGTATAGTAGACGCTTCAGGCACGGCAGTCGACTTAAGTACCCTAGGTTTAACTGCCCCATCAGGAGAACCACAATTCACTGTAGACAATAATACCCCGGCAGGAACCTATCGAGATGTTGCTTATCTAGGAGGTTTAACCCTCAACGGTTCTAATAGAGCATTGTATATTTTAAGACCTTATTCTCAGTTTGCGACCTATGTGATTAGTGCAACTGCACCAAATATTACGTCTTTTTCACCTACTACTGCTGAGATTGGATCCAATATCACTTTAACTGGAACGAACCTCAGCACAGTTAATGCGGTGACAGTAGCCGGAGTCACTGCAACATTTACAGTCAATTCTGCTACTTCTATTACTGTTACAATTCCAGTGGGAGCGACTTCTGGAAGTATTACAGTTTCAACAGCAACCAGTGGTCAGTCTAGTAAATCGGGCTTTATATTAGCAACTTACAACACTTTACAAGTAAGTGATATCACGA from Polaribacter marinaquae encodes the following:
- a CDS encoding PorP/SprF family type IX secretion system membrane protein, which produces MKKIVTLVIILISGLSYSQQDAQFSNYMYNTLSFNPAYAGSRGTTSIYLSQRSQWIGLDGAPTTNALSYHSPLGSSNLGIGLSFLNDAIGPVEENLVSLDMSYTIQTSYDYKLAFGLRASAHMLNVDFNQLNIFNPGDVLAQNNINNRISPNFGFGVFWYSDKSYLGFSIPNLLQTKHINKNLGASVSSISKERLHYHFTAGYVFDLSQDVLFKPALLTKFVSGSPLQLDVSGNFQIYDKFTIGGSYRIDAAVSLLAGFQLSRNWFLGYGYDFDTNNLSTFNSGSHEVFLRYEVFRNSNIKAPRFF
- a CDS encoding OmpA family protein; the encoded protein is MKLHFNYITLCLLLVSGFIYGQQEREVRANSKYNSMSYTEAISLYKGLVADGYGSPELFENLGNSYYLQSNYSLARVSYDSLFKRTKDVSKSTYYRYINVLRSEKEDKKADKLYATLLKKYPQENIEEKLKNRIFLSPEVLVVSSVTLKNSKINSPYSDYKVSYLGEDKIVYSSSKETKSFLSTKSIWNNEAYTNLYEVSIDGDSLIGEVSKLKGRINRFYNESSAVFTKDGKTMYFTRNNHLANQVKTDSLENVLLKIYKARYNGKRWVDIEELPFNSNQYNCAHPALSPDEDYLYFSSDMPGTKGESDLYRVSISDNTYGTPENLGAQINTLGRDTFPFITSENVLIFSSDYRKGQGGLDLYYTDLKSTNKRVYTFSAPINSTSDDFGLVYKVSEGTGFISSNRKEDNVGSDDIYELSGLTIPKLENLTVMIKSKKGSDVIGNTSVTLSNENNSILGTIVAINNELSLKDLDPSKTYRLEVNNENYQPYASSLQFKGTNTTTIYLTEKAVPPAAVDLQDLLKLENIYFDFDKHAIRSDAAIELAKIVEILNRYPVINLEILGHTDLRGPALYNERLSLQRATSVKQWLVDRGISSDRITTIGYGEKQPINDCERNNCTKEKHDQNRRTEFLIK